A stretch of Sinimarinibacterium sp. NLF-5-8 DNA encodes these proteins:
- a CDS encoding VOC family protein, which produces MKIKALAYVVAQTTDTAKWKQFSEVIMGMSTAGADGGALYVKMDERDFRILAVPGAEDRYLASGWALNDGVSLDEVAQALTAAGVTVSQGSAEDCALRRVAKLIRFNDAAGNLHEVVEGYTGANTAFVSPIGVQGFKTGEQGIGHTVLPAPADFDAVEKLFRDVLGFGVSDRFNFKPAPDAPTMRIHFLHAAAGRHHSLALGEMPSPSGCIHIMVEVNSMTDVGLALDRVAQNNVKMMATLGEHENDRMTSFYMMTPGNFAIEYGWGGITVDPGTWQATETHQVSIWGHDFSVGFQQ; this is translated from the coding sequence ATGAAAATCAAAGCGCTGGCCTACGTTGTGGCTCAAACCACCGATACCGCCAAATGGAAGCAGTTTTCTGAAGTCATCATGGGCATGAGCACGGCAGGCGCGGACGGCGGCGCGCTGTATGTGAAGATGGATGAACGGGATTTTCGTATTCTCGCGGTGCCGGGCGCAGAAGATCGTTATCTGGCTTCGGGCTGGGCGCTGAACGATGGCGTATCGCTGGATGAGGTGGCGCAGGCGCTCACCGCTGCGGGCGTGACGGTGAGCCAGGGCAGCGCCGAGGATTGCGCGCTGCGCCGCGTCGCCAAACTGATCCGCTTTAACGATGCCGCCGGTAATCTGCATGAAGTGGTGGAGGGCTATACCGGCGCCAATACCGCGTTTGTTTCACCGATTGGCGTGCAGGGCTTCAAGACCGGCGAGCAGGGCATTGGCCACACCGTGTTGCCGGCACCGGCGGACTTTGATGCGGTGGAAAAACTGTTCCGCGACGTGCTCGGCTTTGGCGTTTCCGATCGATTCAACTTCAAGCCCGCGCCGGATGCGCCGACCATGCGCATTCACTTTTTACACGCTGCAGCGGGGCGTCATCACAGCCTGGCGCTGGGCGAGATGCCGTCGCCGTCGGGCTGCATTCACATCATGGTGGAAGTCAATTCCATGACTGATGTGGGGCTGGCGCTGGATCGCGTGGCTCAAAACAACGTCAAGATGATGGCGACGTTGGGTGAGCATGAAAACGACCGGATGACCTCGTTTTACATGATGACGCCGGGCAATTTTGCCATTGAATACGGCTGGGGCGGCATCACCGTTGATCCGGGCACCTGGCAGGCCACCGAAACCCATCAGGTTTCGATCTGGGGTCACGATTTTTCTGTGGGCTTTCAGCAGTAA